One bacterium DNA window includes the following coding sequences:
- a CDS encoding response regulator transcription factor has product MGSIRVMVIDDMTLVRQGIESLLRGRNSVEIIGEASDVQAALGALTQLEPDVILLDQDMPGLDTPEAVLLLKRQRPQVEVIVLSESSDEERAFRALEAGASGYVLKDISPDNLVRAIHGVCDGRTMTHPYITRQLIERFRLLMRERTNHRDGAHFAGLTSRELGIIVEMAKGSTDREIAKKACLGESTVKSHIRSILRKIGARNRTQAVAYILRKGIMR; this is encoded by the coding sequence GTGGGATCGATTCGCGTGATGGTCATCGATGATATGACCCTGGTGCGGCAGGGGATCGAGAGCCTGTTGAGGGGTCGGAACTCCGTGGAGATCATCGGAGAGGCGTCCGATGTGCAAGCGGCCCTCGGGGCGCTCACCCAATTGGAGCCGGATGTCATCCTCCTCGATCAGGATATGCCGGGTCTGGACACCCCCGAAGCGGTGCTCCTCCTGAAGCGGCAACGCCCCCAGGTGGAAGTGATCGTGCTCTCGGAGAGCTCGGACGAGGAGCGGGCGTTCCGGGCGCTTGAAGCGGGGGCCAGCGGCTACGTGCTCAAGGACATCAGTCCGGACAATCTCGTCCGGGCGATTCACGGTGTGTGCGACGGTCGAACCATGACCCACCCCTATATCACCCGTCAACTGATCGAACGATTTCGCCTCCTGATGCGCGAGCGGACGAACCACCGAGACGGCGCGCACTTTGCCGGCCTGACGAGCCGCGAGCTCGGCATCATCGTCGAGATGGCCAAGGGATCCACGGACCGTGAGATTGCGAAGAAAGCCTGCCTGGGCGAATCGACGGTGAAGAGCCATATCCGTTCGATCCTGCGCAAGATCGGGGCCCGCAACCGAACCCAAGCCGTGGCCTACATTCTGCGAAAGGGGATCATGCGATAA